The Manihot esculenta cultivar AM560-2 chromosome 1, M.esculenta_v8, whole genome shotgun sequence genome has a window encoding:
- the LOC110619448 gene encoding LRR receptor-like serine/threonine-protein kinase FLS2 produces MADLIHFYLSSHHLLLLLLLLTLAGLFTVESKTYWRDVEVLKELKNGLDPASVTPGSCLSSWDFSVDPCDHLFSERFTCGFRCDLLVSGFSRVTELSLDQAGYTASLANITWNLPYLDTLDLSSNNFYGQIPESFSNLSRLSRLGLSGNWFSGQIPVFLGSLANLEELYLDNNILQGTIPATLNGLISLKRLEIQSNKLYGEFPELGSLKSLYLLDASDNAISGKVPATLPSSLVQISMRNNSLEGTIPESFRNLGYLQVVDLSHNKLSGSVPSLLFNHPSLQQLTLSFNYFTTVQSLARFGPPTTIQSELIAVDMSNNQLQGFLPSFLALMPKLSALSLENNKFTGMIPTQFAIKTAVPGSGFLAFQRLLLGGNYLFGPIPVPLMELKAGSVDVRLNDNCLYWCPVTLFFCEGGDQKSLMECKSFNPFIP; encoded by the coding sequence ATGGCTGATCTCATCCATTTTTATTTGTCCTCACatcaccttcttcttcttctgctgctGCTTACTCTGGCGGGCTTGTTCACAGTTGAATCGAAGACCTATTGGCGGGATGTTGAGGTTTTGAAAGAGCTTAAAAATGGGCTTGACCCAGCCTCTGTTACTCCTGGCTCCTGCTTGAGCTCTTGGGACTTCTCTGTTGACCCTTGCGATCATTTATTCAGTGAACGATTTACTTGTGGGTTCAGGTGCGACCTTCTTGTCTCCGGCTTCAGTCGAGTCACTGAACTCAGTCTTGATCAGGCTGGTTACACTGCTTCGCTTGCTAACATTACTTGGAATCTACCTTATTTGGACACTTTAGACCTTTCGAGCAACAATTTCTACGGCCAGATTCCCGAGTCTTTTTCCAACCTTTCTCGTCTGAGTCGACTCGGCCTTTCAGGAAACTGGTTTTCTGGACAGATACCCGTGTTCCTCGGCTCACTCGCTAACCTCGAGGAGCTATACCTCGATAACAACATCCTTCAGGGTACAATTCCTGCGACTTTGAATGGTCTAATTAGCTTAAAAAGGCTCGAAATTCAATCCAACAAGCTATACGGTGAGTTTCCCGAGTTGGGTTCCCTGAAGAGCCTCTACCTTTTAGACGCTAGTGACAATGCCATATCTGGTAAAGTCCCAGCTACGCTCCCATCATCTCTTGTTCAAATCTCCATGAGAAACAACAGCTTAGAAGGAACCATCCCAGAAAGTTTCAGAAACCTGGGTTATTTACAAGTAGTGGATCTGAGTCACAATAAACTGAGCGGCTCAGtcccttctcttctcttcaaCCATCCATCTCTTCAACAGCTCACTCTCTCTTTCAATTACTTCACCACCGTGCAATCACTGGCACGGTTTGGTCCTCCGACAACAATCCAGAGTGAGCTGATTGCCGTTGATATGAGCAACAATCAACTTCAAGGATTTTTACCCTCGTTTCTGGCCTTAATGCCAAAGCTCTCTGCATTGTCACTAGAGAACAACAAATTTACAGGGATGATACCAACCCAATTCGCCATTAAAACAGCGGTGCCCGGATCAGGATTCTTGGCGTTTCAGAGGCTGCTGCTTGGAGGGAACTACTTGTTTGGACCAATACCGGTGCCGTTGATGGAGCTGAAAGCAGGGAGTGTGGATGTGAGACTGAATGATAACTGCTTGTACTGGTGTCCGGTTACATTGTTTTTCTGTGAGGGTGGTGATCAGAAATCGTTAATGGAGTGTAAAAGCTTTAACCCTTTTATTCCCTAA
- the LOC110630551 gene encoding agamous-like MADS-box protein TM6, which produces MGRGKIEIKRIENSTNRQVTYSKRRNGIFKKAQELTVLCDAKVSLIMFSNTGKFHEFISPTITTKKMFDQYQKALGIDLWSTHYERMQEHLGKLREINNKLRRDIRQRMGEDLNDVSILELRDLEERMASALEFVRDRKYHVIKTQTETCRKKVRNLEERHGDLLLEFEAKCEDLQYGLVENEGDYESAITIANGASNLYAFRLQHGHPTANGGGFGSHELRLA; this is translated from the exons ATGGGTCGTGGAAAGATCGAGATCAAGAGGATTGAGAATTCTACTAACAGGCAGGTCACCTACTCCAAGCGAAGAAATGGAATTTTCAAGAAAGCACAAGAGCTCACTGTTCTTTGTGATGCTAAAGTTTCTCTTATCATGTTCTCGAATACTGGAAAATTCCATGAGTTCATTAGCCCTACCATAAC GACAAAGAAGATGTTTGATCAGTATCAGAAGGCTTTAGGGATAGATCTGTGGAGCACGCATTATGAG AGAATGCAAGAGCACCTAGGAAAGCTGAGAGAGATCAATAACAAGCTGAGAAGAGACATCAG GCAGAGGATGGGTGAGGATTTAAATGATGTGAGCATCCTTGAGCTGCGCGATCTTGAGGAAAGAATGGCTTCTGCATTGGAGTTTGTACGTGACAGGAAG TATCATGTGATCAAAACACAGACAGAAACCTGCAGAAAGAAG GTAAGAAATTTAGAGGAAAGACATGGAGACCTTCTGCTTGAATTT gaaGCGAAATGTGAGGATCTGCAATACGGTTTAGTGGAGAATGAAGGAGATTATGAGTCAGCAATTACAATTGCAAATGGAGCATCCAACTTGTATGCTTTCCGGCTGCAACACGGCCACCCCACGGCCAATGGAGGAGGGTTTGGATCCCATGAACTCCGCCTTGCTTGA
- the LOC110601685 gene encoding uncharacterized protein LOC110601685 produces the protein MAALAASVLSWIPEDDLLLKNAVEAGASLEALAKGAVRFSRKFTVGELRERWYSLLYDPVISAEASARMVEFELSVPNSGVSADVSAKRKYESVRRMYHAMKKKTCARPGNSPSIGFLAAQEVSYHDNMPFDGRAQGESCIFGDRNQNNFGFVGKECYNEFPLEVPSFDKDNVRDGLVDFPSGERVKEMALACPLPQSSASFHAEGLSSPLAIWETIEDISAPAMPIGVNIEDKGQEEALMHRDGVEVDGNKMSLSRMNVVEPGAILQDKHDVDVLNNSNTISECDYADLSESLLNFANEDELLLVDADGKDTADKFCYDGALLNSPIVIQNTASDFKESQTIVSDKSLGIPANACPAELEPIAEGTLSSDVEQHGHLCAEINLPSSRAAANTRSTENYDGEMECTLNSEDPDIPSNDDIFFSKEFTASVMRTKSKEACYSSFSYANIKDGKQEQSLMKKEANPAQSRFASQITRLHMLPATSSGNHLVGRGVKCESPDDGACGQASNASGDIYECRTAQATLISGSEASHACNPTGLPFFAKPCSPKQVTSVPETEPLTLNEEESESDDEIPSYSEIEAMILAMDLCPDDNTDSYNTEVSMYQNEDTRRKITRLEQCAQSSIQRAIASRGALAVLYGRHLKHYIRETEIILGRATDDMDVDIDLRREGPANKISRRQALVKMEADGSFLLKNIGKSLVFLNGREIASGQSTRLTSNSLIEIGGMAFVFEINSKSVRQHLANATKIHKQNSIKFERSEGIA, from the exons ATGGCAGCTCTAGCTGCTTCAGTTCTGTCATGGATTCCGGAAGATGATCTCTTGTTGAAGAACGCCGTTGAG GCTGGCGCTTCTTTGGAAGCACTTGCTAAAGGAGCGGTGAGATTCTCGCGAAAATTTACTGTCGGAGAATTGCGCGAGAGGTGGTATTCTCTCCTCTATGACCCTGTTATTTCAGCTGAAGCTTCTGCTCGCATGGTGGAATTTGAACTTTCTGTCCCCAATTCTGGAGTTAGTGCAGATGTTTCTGCTAAAAGAAAGTATGAAAGCGTTCGACGAATGTACCATGCTATGAAGAAGAAAACTTGTGCACGACCTGGTAATTCTCCTAGTATCGGTTTTCTTGCTGCACAGGAGGTTAGTTATCATGACAATATGCCCTTTGATGGTAGGGCACAAGGTGAAAGTTGCATATTTGGAGACCGTAATCAAAACAATTTTGGGTTTGTTGGGAAGGAATGCTATAATGAATTTCCTTTGGAGGTTCCGTCTTTTGATAAAGATAATGTGAGAGACGGATTGGTTGACTTTCCGAGTGGCGAGAGAGTTAAGGAAATGGCATTGGCATGTCCTTTGCCACAGAGCAGTGCTTCGTTTCATGCAGAGGGACTTTCCTCTCCACTAGCAATATGGGAAACGATAGAGGACATTTCTGCTCCTGCAATGCCAATCGGTGTAAACATTGAAGATAAAGGTCAAGAAGAAGCGTTGATGCATCGTGACGGTGTGGAAGTGGATGGTAATAAAATGAGTTTATCACGAATGAATGTTGTCGAACCGGGTGCAATATTGCAAGATAAACATGACGTTGATGTACTTAATAATTCAAACACAATCTCAGAATGTGATTATGCAGACCTTTCAGAGTCACTCTTAAACTTTGCAAATGAAGATGAGCTGCTTTTAGTGGATGCAGATGGGAAAGACACGGCTGATAAATTTTGTTACGATGGCGCTTTGTTGAATTCTCCTATTGTTATTCAGAATACAGCATCGGATTTTAAAGAATCGCAGACAATAGTTTCAGATAAAAGCCTTGGAATTCCTGCCAATGCATGCCCTGCAGAATTAGAGCCTATTGCTGAGGGGACACTTTCTAGTGATGTTGAGCAGCATGGTCATTTGTGTGCAGAAATCAATTTGCCATCATCCAGAGCAGCAGCAAATACACGGTCTACGGAGAACTATGATGGAGAGATGGAGTGTACTTTAAATAGCGAAGACCCTGACATCCCGTCAAATGATgatatttttttctctaaagAATTTACTGCTTCTGTGATGAGAACAAAATCTAAGGAGGCTTGTTACTCATCTTTCTCGTATGCTAATATAAAGGATGGCAAACAAGAGCAAAGCTTGATGAAGAAAGAAGCAAATCCTGCACAATCTCGTTTTGCTTCCCAGATTACAAGACTGCACATGTTGCCAGCAACCAGCTCAGGTAACCACCTTGTTGGCCGTGGAGTAAAATGTGAATCTCCTGATGATGGGGCATGCGGACAGGCTAGCAATGCTTCTGGAGACATTTATGAGTGCAGAACAGCCCAGGCTACTCTAATTTCTGGCTCAGAGGCGTCTCATGCTTGTAACCCCACGGGTTTGCCATTTTTTGCAAAACCATGCTCCCCTAAACAAGTTACGTCAGTACCAGAAACTGAACCCTTAACGTTAAATGAGGAAGAATCTGAGAGTGACGATGAAATTCCATCATATTCTGAGATAGAAGCCATG atactTGCCATGGACTTGTGCCCAGATGATAATACAGATTCTTATAATACGGAAG TCTCAATGTATCAAAATGAGGATACCAGAAGGAAAATTACAAGATTAGAACAGTGTGCTCAATCATCCATACAAAGAGCCATTGCATCTCGAGGTGCACTCGCTGTCTTGTATGGGCGCCACTTGAAGCATTATATAAGGGAAACCGAG ATCATACTTGGCAGAGCAACAGATGATATGGATGTTGATATTGACTTAAGAAGAGAAGGACCTGCCAACAAAATTTCAAGACGGCAG GCACTAGTAAAAATGGAAGCAGATGGTTCCTTCTTGTTGAAGAATATTGGTAAGAGTCTTGTATTTTTGAATGGCAGAGAAATTGCTTCTGGACAGAGTACGAGACTTACCTCAAATAGTTTAATTGAG ATTGGGGGAATGGCATTTGTGTTTGAAATTAATAGCAAATCTGTGAGGCAGCACCTAGCAAATGCCACCAAAATCCACAAACAAAACAGTATCAAATTTGAACGGTCCGAAGGGATTGCATGA
- the LOC110610048 gene encoding putative glycine-rich cell wall structural protein 1, translating into MEILREIGVVLLVAVLFSPFLVVELHGLIDKANGVAQFNTNTTSPLLSHESSDIVKDIQGRKTNSTKEVLYSGKSNMNNGGKGGGGGGGGGSGGGGGGGGGGGGGSGGGGGGGGSGSGNGKGKTEAHKRKGGKRSGGGGGGGGGGGGGGGNGGGGGGGGNGNGHGWGGGSGGGGHSDSGRLAALSNECPCDWPMEYPVMGFIVYPLWDSNELFFFSFSNN; encoded by the exons ATGGAGATATTAAGAGAAATCGGAGTTGTTTTGCTTGTTGCTGTGTTGTTTAGCCCATTTTTGGTTGTTGAGTTGCATGGTTTGATAGATAAAGCAAATGGTGTTGCACAGTTTAACACTAATACTACAAGCCCTTTGCTTTCACATGAAAGCAGCGATATTGTTAAAGATATACAAGGAAGAAAAACAAACTCGACTAAGGAAGTTCTATATAGTGGCAAAAGTAATATGAATAATGGTGGCAAAGGAGGAGGAGGGGGAGGTGGTGGCGGCAGTgggggaggtggaggtgggg gtggtggtggtggtgggggtaGTGGAGGcggaggaggtggtggtggaagtGGCAGTGGTAATGGAAAAGGGAAAACAGAAGCACATAAAAGAAAGGGAGGAAAAAGGAGTGGCgggggtggtggtggtggaggtggaggtgggggtggcGGCGGCAATGGGGGTGGGGGAGGTGGTGGAGGAAATGGTAATGGCCATGGTTGGGGTGGAGGAAGTGGGGGTGGGG GACATAGTGATAGTGGGAGGTTGGCAGCTTTATCCAATGAATGCCCATGTGACTGGCCTATGGAATATCCCGTGATGGGTTTTATTGTTTATCCACTGTGGGATTCAAacgaattatttttcttttctttttctaataattAA
- the LOC110625593 gene encoding LOW QUALITY PROTEIN: probable caffeine synthase MTL2 (The sequence of the model RefSeq protein was modified relative to this genomic sequence to represent the inferred CDS: inserted 1 base in 1 codon), with the protein MEVAQVLHMNEGEGETSYYKNSSHLKKVILTTKPILEECITKLCEEGFPKCLKMVEMGCSSGATALLPLQEIIEIIYSIACRLKQKPPILQVFLNDLPGNDFNTIFRSLIPKFHEKLEKEKGNKFGTCFIGAMAGSFYGRLFPPQSLHFVHSSYGLHWISQVPEGLVSEYGIPLNKYNICVAETSPPSVHKAYRXQFERDFTTFLKCRSEEMASGGAMVLNVLAKSNKIPYCKYGSEICQLIGTVLNEMVQEGLIEEKLVASFNIPVYAPSAEEVRSIIERENSFVIARLEEFQLSWDANIEETDKEKVFDKWEKGEYVASYIRAATEPMLVAHFGHAIIPHLFRRYSIKSSDYLEKGMAFLNTLAISLQFKC; encoded by the exons ATGGAGGTTGCACAAGTTCTTCACATGaatgaaggagaaggagaaaccAGCTACTACAAAAACTCAAGCCAtcta AAGAAAGTGATTTTGACAACCAAGCCAATTCTAGAAGAATGCATAACAAAGCTATGTGAAGAAGGCTTTCCAAAATGTCTGAAAATGGTAGAAATGGGATGCAGTTCAGGAGCTACTGCGCTACTGCCACTGCAGGAAATCATAGAAATAATATACTCCATTGCTTGCAGATTGAAGCAGAAACCGCCCATCTTGCAAGTTTTCCTAAATGATCTTCCAGGAAATGATTTCAACACCATCTTCAGGTCATTAATACCCAAGTTCCATGAGAAACTTGAGAAAGAGAAGGGCAACAAATTTGGAACTTGTTTCATAGGTGCAATGGCTGGAAGTTTCTATGGAAGGCTTTTTCCACCGCAATCCCTGCACTTTGTTCACTCTTCTTACGGTCTCCATTGGATATCACAG GTGCCTGAAGGACTTGTGAGTGAATATGGGATTCCACTaaacaaatataatatttgtgtaGCTGAAACAAGCCCCCCAAGTGTCCACAAAGCATATA ATCAATTTGAAAGGGACTTTACGACATTTTTGAAGTGTCGTTCAGAAGAGATGGCTTCTGGAGGTGCAATGGTCCTCAACGTCCTTGCTAAAAGTAACAAAATTCCTTATTGCAAATACGGTAGCGAAATTTGTCAGTTAATTGGGACGGTCCTCAACGAAATGGTTCAAGag GGATTAATAGAGGAAAAATTAGTGGCATCATTCAATATTCCAGTGTATGCTCCATCAGCAGAAGAAGTAAGGAGTATAATTGAAAGGGAAAATTCATTTGTGATAGCAAGACTAGAAGAATTCCAGCTAAGTTGGGATGCTAATATAGAGGAAACTGACAAAGAGAAGGTGTTTGATAAATGGGAAAAGGGGGAGTATGTAGCCTCCTACATCAGAGCCGCTACCGAACCCATGCTAGTTGCTCATTTTGGACATGCTATTATTCCCCATTTATTCCGTAGATATTCTATCAAATCATCCGATTATTTGGAAAAGGGAATGGCTTTCCTCAACACCCTTGCGATTTCCCTTCAATTCAAATGCTGA
- the LOC110620036 gene encoding probable methyltransferase PMT27 has product MALGRSRSKRSSSTSSYASTITTVAFIAVCVIGVWMLTSNSVVPPQTTARKAELAAISAAVDEPEVTTSNDVQNNEPSNKKDQPVFEDNPGDLPADAIKSDDPKTINEQRNKQDSGDQGSAVEENSQGLKGKESGEEQEKQRENHTQVSEESSLTQNQQADQRNQEISQSDQGNQKTRNEESNENQEQTTASENGQNSHEQFPNQKQNEHQQREQHEKIDVGKHSHDSQNQELNGDQQPQKRENNKKSQNSKSYEDQQQQQQRQEDAGIQTTSRESQDEISEEDQKERLKQQRQRQQQEDSASSDEAQQKQHQFGDVTIPGIKQNEDKKSEKATEGVKIQAKNQQTHKESQGENNRITKTKHDTRTEDKSIETNSFPGGGTSGIPKESKESKRSWSTQATESENQKGRRKEGSDGKESLYGYSWALCNDRTGPDFIPCLDNEKAVKKLKTTRHFEHRERHCPEEGPTCLVPLPKGYKRPITWPGSRDKIWYHNVPNTILAEVKGHQNWVKVTGEFLTFPGGGTQFIHGALHYIEFIQQSVPNIEWGKHTRVILDVGCGVASFGGYLFEKDVLTMSFAPKDEHERQVQFALERGIPAISAVMGSQRLPFPSRVFDLIHCARCRVPWHADAGVLLLELNRVMRPGGYFVWSATPVYQKLEEDVQIWQAMSALTVSMCWELVTIKKDKLNYVSAAIYRKPTSNECYNQRKKKVPQLCMSDDDPNAAWYVPLQACMHKVPVDYNQRGSRWPENWPQRLQKPPYWLNSSQMGIYGKPAPQDFAADYEHWKHVVRKSYMKGLGISWSNVRNIMDMRAVYGGFAAALMDLDVWVLNVVNINSPDTLPIIYERGLFGIYHDWCESFSTYPRTYDLLHADHLFSKLKHRCKLAPVMAEVDRIVRPGGKLIVRDESDAIGEVEILLKSLRWEVHLTFSKDQEGLLSAQKGNWRPRTFAPRF; this is encoded by the exons atggctcTTGGCCGCTCTCGTAGTAAGCGTAGCTCATCAACTTCTTCCTATGCATCAACTATTACTACCGTAGCATTCATAGCAGTATGTGTTATAGGTGTGTGGATGCTGACCTCCAACTCTGTTGTCCCTCCTCAGACCACCGCCCGGAAAGCCGAGTTGGCCGCCATCTCCGCTGCTGTGGATGAACCTGAGGTTACCACCTCCAATGATGTCCAGAATAATGAACCCAGTAACAAAAAAGATCAACCTGTTTTTGAAGACAATCCTGGTGATCTTCCTGCTGATGCCATCAAATCTGATgatcctaaaaccatcaatGAGCAGAGGAATAAACAAGATAGTGGGGATCAGGGGTCTGCTGTTGAAGAGAACTCGCAGGGTTTGAAGGGGAAAGAATCTGGTGAGGAGCAAGAGAAGCAGAGAGAGAATCACACTCAGGTATCTGAGGAGAGCTCACTGACTCAAAACCAGCAAGCTGATCAAAGGAACCAAGAAATCTCTCAATCTGATCAGGGAAACCAGAAAACAAGAAATGAGGAGAGCAATGAGAATCAAGAGCAGACCACAGCGTCTGAAAATGGCCAAAATTCACACGAACAATTTCCGAATCAAAAGCAAAATGAACATCAACAAAGAGAACAGCATGAAAAGATTGATGTAGGAAAGCATTCACACGATTCTCAGAACCAAGAATTAAATGGTGATCAACAGCCACAGAAAAgagaaaacaataaaaaatctcaaaattCGAAATCATATGAAGACcagcaacaacaacaacaacgaCAAGAAGACGCTGGAATCCAGACGACCTCTCGAGAATCTCAAGATGAGATATCAGAAGAAGATCAAAAAGAAAGACTGAAGCAACAACGACAGCGGCAGCAGCAGGAAGACTCCGCTTCTAGTGACGAAGCACagcaaaaacaacatcaatttGGAGATGTAACGATCCCTGGAATTAAACAAAATGAGGACAAAAAATCTGAAAAAGCAACTGAGGGCGTAAAAATTCAAGCTAAGAATCAACAAACCCATAAAGAATCTCAAGGTGAAAACAATCGAATCACAAAAACAAAACATGACACAAGAACGGAAGATAAATCAATTGAAACGAACTCATTCCCTGGTGGTGGGACATCAGGAATACCCAAAGAATCGAAGGAATCGAAGAGGTCCTGGTCAACTCAGGCTACGGAATCAGAGAACCAGAAAGGGAGACGAAAAGAGGGATCAGATGGTAAAGAAAGCTTATATGGATATTCGTGGGCACTATGTAACGACAGAACAGGTCCTGATTTTATACCTTGTTTGGACAACGAGAAAGCAGTCAAGAAGTTGAAGACTACCAGGCACTTTGAGCATCGGGAGAGGCATTGTCCTGAAGAGGGACCCACTTGTTTGGTCCCACTTCCCAAGGGATACAAAAGACCCATCACATGGCCTGGAAGCAGAGACAAG ATATGGTATCATAATGTACCTAATACGATATTGGCAGAGGTGAAGGGACACCAGAATTGGGTTAAGGTGacaggtgagttcttgaccttCCCAGGTGGTGGCACACAATTCATACATGGAGCTCTCCACTACATTGAGTTTATTCAACAG TCAGTGCCCAACATAGAATGGGGGAAGCATACTAGAGTGATTTTGGACGTGGGGTGTGGGGTTGCAAGCTTTGGTGGTTACCTTTTCGAAAAGGACGTTCTCACAATGTCTTTTGCGCCAAAGGACGAACATGAACGGCAAGTTCAATTTGCCCTTGAAAGAGGAATACCAGCCATATCAGCTGTCATGGGTTCTCAGCGTCTTCCATTCCCAAGCAGGGTCTTCGATCTCATCCACTGTGCTCGCTGTAGAGTGCCTTGGCACGCTGATG CTGGTGTGCTACTTTTGGAATTGAACCGTGTCATGCGACCTGGAGGATATTTTGTTTGGTCAGCAACTCCTGTGTACCAAAAGCTTGAAGAAGATGTGCAGATATGGCAAG CAATGTCTGCCTTGACGGTATCCATGTGTTGGGAGCTTGTGACCATCAAGAAGGACAAACTTAATTATGTTAGTGCTGCCATCTACCGGAAACCAACCTCCAATGAATGCTataatcaaagaaagaaaaaggttCCTCAATTGTGTATGAGTGATGATGATCCAAATGCTGCCTG GTATGTACCACTGCAGGCGTGCATGCATAAGGTGCCAGTCGACTACAACCAGAGAGGGAGTCGGTGGCCCGAGAATTGGCCTCAGAGACTACAGAAACCTCCTTACTGGCTAAACAGCTCTCAGATGGGGATCTATGGGAAACCAGCTCCTCAGGATTTTGCCGCAGATTATGAACACTGGAAGCATGTAGTGCGCAAGTCATATATGAAGGGGCTAGGCATCAGTTGGTCCAACGTCAGGAATATCATGGACATGAGAGCTGTTTATGGAGG GTTTGCAGCAGCGCTGATGGACCTTGATGTGTGGGTCTTAAACGTTGTGAACATAAATTCCCCGGATACACTTCCCATAATCTATGAGAGAGGCCTTTTTGGTATATACCATGATTGGTGCGAATCCTTCAGCACTTACCCTCGAACCTACGATCTCCTCCATGCTGATCATCTCTTCTCAAAGCTGAAGCACAG GTGCAAACTTGCTCCTGTTATGGCAGAGGTTGATAGGATAGTGAGACCTGGAGGTAAATTGATCGTTCGTGATGAGTCGGATGCAATTGGTGAGGTTGAGATCCTGTTAAAGTCGCTGCGATGGGAGGTTCATTTAACCTTCTCAAAAGACCAAGAAGGTTTGCTCAGCGCACAGAAAGGCAATTGGCGGCCACGAACATTTGCACCTCGTTTCTGA
- the LOC110610015 gene encoding glutaredoxin-C3, which translates to LLGFYFPGIRFVIQRSPESTATVLMLKMPIKHHSREEASLFLLLLSLLLLKNAACASSSPSAFVQNVINSQRIVIFSKSYCPYCMRAKHIFSELHEQPYVVELDLRDDGAQIQYVLLDLVGRRTVPQVFVNGKHIGGSDDLNASAESGQLQKLLATD; encoded by the exons TTGCTTGGGTTTTACTTCCCTGGAATTCGCTTTGTAATCCAACGATCTCCGGAGTCCACAGCAACAGTGCTAATGCTGAAAATGCCGATAAAACATCATAGCCGAGAAGAAGCTTCATTATTTCTTTTGTTATTGTCGTTGTTACTATTGAAAAATGCAGCCTGTGCATCGAGTTCTCCTTCCGCCTTTGTACAGAACGTCATCAATTCCCAGAGGATCGTCATCTTCTCCAAGTCTTACTGCCC GTATTGCATGCGTGCCAAGCACATATTCAGTGAACTGCATGAGCAACCTTATGTTGTGGAACTAGATCTTCGAG ATGATGGGGCTCAAATTCAGTATGTTCTTCTGGATTTAGTTGGCCGGCGCACTGTCCCACAAGTATTTGTGAATGGAAAGCATATTGGTGGCTCTGATG ATCTCAATGCTTCTGCTGAGAGTGGTCAATTGCAGAAACTTCTGGCTACAGATTGA